The Sphingomonas sanguinis nucleotide sequence TGTTGGTCCGCATCCTCGCAGGCATTGTCATGCGAAGTCGCCTCGATGATGGCGTTAACCTCGCGCCAGCGATACGGCCTCGTTCGCCTGTCGATGATGTTGCAGATCATGCCGCGAATTTAGTGGCAGCCCGACATCATGCACCGTCGGCTTCCCACCAATCTCCGCCGTTCCGAATGGCCGAGCGGGCTCGCTCAATCAGCTAATCCGTTGATATGAATGAGCGGCAGCTTTCAGGAAGCGAGAAGGTACGTTCGAACGACTGGAATTGGGTCGGTGCCGCCAACGACCCGTTAGAGAACCGACTGTAATCTCAGTCGTCTAAGGCCTCGGTAATGAGGAGGTGGTATTGTGCCAGCATGAACTCAATGTCGCCCGCCCTCAATAGCCGCGTACAGTTGTCGCACATCGATGAGGCTTGCCTTTGGCGTGGCCGCTATATCGAGGAGTTCGCGATGGCCGAGGTTGCAGTCAGCGAAACGCTCGCGACGCTTTCAGGATTCGCCAGTAGCGGTGCTAAGAGCCTACTGCCCACCGCGGTTGGGCAGCGTTTCGAGGCACTCCAAGCGGTCGTAGGCCCGAGCGGACCGTTGGCGTCTGTAGGTAGCTGCGCGGCCAAAGCGCTGGATGACCTTGGCGAACACAGGCACCGCCGAAACTTCCTTTGTCATAGCTCCAGCGAGGTTTCGGCCGACGGCAGGGGCGGATGGCTTATGACACTCTGCCTAACCAGCTTCCGCGCTGGCGCGATCGAGCGAAGCTCTATGCATATTACCGCGGCTGAGGCTTCTATACTCCTAGACAAGCTTCGCTCAGCACGTCACCGCCTCGACGGTCAACTGCGAGGCGTGCTTGCATCATTCACGAAGTAGCCGGGTGTGGCCAGCGGGATGCAACGAACACTCACGATATGGCGGCTACACGCAACGCCTGCTCTCCGCCCGGTCCCATCTTTCGGTCAAGCACGGGCGGAATGCTTTGCTTGCTCTGCCCTGATGAACGGATGTCTGGAGTTGGGCGGTGCGGAAATGCGACTGAACGACCGCAACTGGGTCCTTCTTCATTAAATATCGGCGGCGGACACTGTAAATGCTGCGGTCCTGATACGCACGGTCAAAGCCAGTTCGTCGCGTGCGGTCAGAACCTTGCGACGTACATCGAGGGGAAGGGTGGGTTGCGCATCCAGGAACCGATCGACGACGTCGAGCGCCGCCGCATCGCGCTGGCCGCCGATGAAAGCGTCGATCCAGGCGGGCAGGAAGAAGATGCGCCGGTTCTGGCGAATCCATTCGAGTCGGTCGAGCGCCGGACGAAGGAAGGGCAAAGTAATGCCGGCCTGCTCGATGGCGTTGAAGGCGCCGAGGCTTTCGCTCGCCCAAGCTTCGTTGAGCGTGGCATCGTCGAAATAGCGGCTGAAATAGGCTGCCTTGACGGCGCGGTCGGGCGTCCCCGCGCGGGCGACGAAGGCGTCCTTCACGGCCTCGCTCGATTGGTCGAGATGCTGTTCGGTCGCGTAGAGCGCAGTGGCGTCGGGCGCGCCGATGGCGATCAGGCGGCGGACGATCGCCCAGCGCGTCGGCTGGCGGATCGCGGCCCCGACAAACGTCGTGCGGCCCGCCAGCAAGTCGCGCAGCCGGCCGAGGGCGAGCGGCGTCCGCGCGGTCGCGATCAGGCGATCGAGCGCGTCCTTGCGCAGGCCGTAGCCGAGCGTGGCGTCGTCGATGCGGGCGAACAGCGCCTGTTCCCATCGGGGCCGCAGCGGCGCGGATGCGTCGTCGGGCAGATAGACGTCGAGCGCGGCGGCGCCGCGTGACAGGATGATGCGCGAAATCTGCTCGTCGGACTCGGCGGGCAGGTGATCGAGCAGCATCGCGATATAGCGCGTCGGAGCGAAGCGGACGTCGCGGACTGTGTCCCAGACCGCGCTCCACAGCATGGCGCGGAGCAGCGGGTCCTTGACCGTGCCGACATGCGCGACGATCCAGGCAATGGTGCGATCGTCGGGCAGGAACAGGCCGTATCCCTGATCGTCGTCGTTCGGCCAGACATAGTCCGGCACGGGCAGCCCCGCCGCCCCCGCGACCGTGGCCGTCTTTCCATCGAAGGCGGCATCGAGCACGACGTCGGGGCGGGTGTGATAGCCCAGCCGAACCCGGACCTTCATCGGCCAGGCGCCGCCGGCATCGCCGGGCAGCGCGCGCACCGGCTGCTGGAAGAGCGTCAGCGATGTGATCTTGCCGCCCGCGATCCTAAGCTTCGTCTCCACGCGCGGCAGGCCCGCGCGCAGGACATATTGTTTGCCGAAGGTCGTCAGATCGATGCCCGACGCGCCACCGACCGCGCCAAGCAGATCCTGCCAGGTCGCGTTGCCATAGGCATGGTCGGTCAGGAAACGGTGCAGGCCGCGGCGGAACCCCGCCTCGCCGACCAGGAAGGCGAGCTGTTTGATGACCGCGGGCGCCTTGTTGTAGACGATCGGGCCGTAATTGCTCTTGGCGGCATCGAGATTGTCGAG carries:
- a CDS encoding M1 family metallopeptidase, whose amino-acid sequence is MGLWTAAQARAAGLSADSGIARGISLDLARQRVRQISGVHYDLSLDLTATDSAAGTVVIRFDRARNSGDLVLDFRGPTLADLTVNGRPLPAEGRKDGHLVLPAALLKTGANVVAARFATPIAASGAAIIRYHDDKDGQTYLYTLLVPSDANLLFPCFDQPDLKAPFRWTITAPSGWTVIANGPLNGQQPVTGGTRCRFAETEPISTYLAAFAAGPWTRWTSTPPGERPINLYARASRRAEVDAEAQIATNRAAVRWLADWFGIPFPFAKLDLLLAPAFPFGGMEHVGAVFYNEDRFIFREPPTLPQRVGRDATIYHEISHQWFGDDVTMCWFDDLWLKEGFSTYMAARIQAELQPDSNAWTTFLLSTKTPAYRADATSGTQALWQPLDNLDAAKSNYGPIVYNKAPAVIKQLAFLVGEAGFRRGLHRFLTDHAYGNATWQDLLGAVGGASGIDLTTFGKQYVLRAGLPRVETKLRIAGGKITSLTLFQQPVRALPGDAGGAWPMKVRVRLGYHTRPDVVLDAAFDGKTATVAGAAGLPVPDYVWPNDDDQGYGLFLPDDRTIAWIVAHVGTVKDPLLRAMLWSAVWDTVRDVRFAPTRYIAMLLDHLPAESDEQISRIILSRGAAALDVYLPDDASAPLRPRWEQALFARIDDATLGYGLRKDALDRLIATARTPLALGRLRDLLAGRTTFVGAAIRQPTRWAIVRRLIAIGAPDATALYATEQHLDQSSEAVKDAFVARAGTPDRAVKAAYFSRYFDDATLNEAWASESLGAFNAIEQAGITLPFLRPALDRLEWIRQNRRIFFLPAWIDAFIGGQRDAAALDVVDRFLDAQPTLPLDVRRKVLTARDELALTVRIRTAAFTVSAADI